Proteins encoded within one genomic window of Lysinibacillus louembei:
- a CDS encoding TlpA disulfide reductase family protein — protein MAKKILSIAIIAAAVVVIVFSIANAMNKKEKRENAEQAADFTLEMLDGKTASLSDYRGQKVVLNFWATWCPPCKAEVPHLQNFYEENENSDVQLLAVNLTASDSMSDVENFVDGYGITFPVLLDIDGEVGQQYEVITIPTTYFLDEEGNIVEKYIGALDEETMENILDSY, from the coding sequence ATGGCTAAAAAAATATTATCAATTGCTATTATTGCCGCTGCCGTTGTTGTCATCGTTTTTAGCATTGCCAACGCAATGAACAAAAAGGAAAAGCGTGAAAATGCGGAGCAAGCAGCTGATTTCACATTGGAAATGCTGGATGGTAAGACGGCCTCTTTATCAGACTATAGAGGGCAAAAGGTCGTGTTAAATTTCTGGGCGACATGGTGTCCACCTTGCAAGGCAGAGGTTCCACACTTACAAAACTTCTATGAGGAAAACGAAAATAGCGATGTACAATTACTTGCTGTTAATTTAACAGCCTCTGATTCGATGAGCGATGTTGAAAATTTTGTTGATGGCTATGGAATTACCTTCCCTGTTTTGCTTGATATAGATGGTGAGGTTGGTCAGCAATATGAGGTCATTACGATTCCGACCACATACTTCCTCGATGAGGAAGGGAATATTGTTGAAAAATACATCGGTGCTTTAGATGAAGAAACGATGGAAAACATTTTAGACTCTTATTAA
- a CDS encoding metal-sensitive transcriptional regulator, which translates to MEHTVDETIACRKSHHPESVKKDLSTRLNRIEGQIRGIKGMIEKDVYCDDVITQLAATQSALNSVAKILLEGHLKGCVVDRLSEGDDAVIDELVVTIHKLMKK; encoded by the coding sequence ATGGAGCATACTGTTGATGAAACGATCGCTTGTCGAAAAAGCCATCACCCTGAGTCAGTAAAAAAGGATTTATCAACACGTTTGAATCGCATTGAAGGTCAAATACGTGGCATAAAAGGCATGATTGAGAAGGATGTATATTGCGATGATGTCATTACACAGCTAGCAGCAACACAATCTGCCCTCAACAGTGTCGCTAAAATTTTACTTGAAGGACATTTAAAGGGCTGTGTCGTAGACCGTTTATCAGAGGGCGATGATGCAGTAATAGATGAATTAGTTGTCACAATCCATAAATTAATGAAAAAATAA
- the copZ gene encoding copper chaperone CopZ yields the protein MQNVTLNVQGMSCGHCVKAVEGSVGELVGVEQVTVNLEAATVAVAFDEAQVTVEQIKETIDDQGYDVE from the coding sequence ATGCAAAATGTAACATTAAATGTACAAGGTATGTCATGTGGTCATTGTGTGAAGGCGGTAGAAGGAAGCGTTGGCGAGCTTGTAGGTGTTGAGCAAGTAACAGTAAACTTAGAAGCTGCAACAGTTGCAGTCGCTTTTGATGAAGCGCAAGTAACAGTTGAGCAAATTAAAGAAACAATCGACGATCAAGGCTATGATGTCGAGTAA
- a CDS encoding heavy metal translocating P-type ATPase, producing the protein MATKETTLQITGMTCAACATRIEKGLNKMDGVEEATVNLTLEKSAIKYDAEKISTADLEKKIEALGYGTVKEKAELNITGMTCAACATRIEKGLNKLQGVTTANVNLALERATIEFNPSEISVTDMIARVEKLGYGAAQPMAQETNDHRQQAIQKQTRKFIAAAIFALPLLWTMVGHFSFTSFLYVPDFLMNPWVQMALATPVQFIIGWQFYVSAYKALRNGSANMDVLVAMGTSAAYFYSVYQAIAHGNSHHAQLYFETSAVLITLILLGKLFEAKAKGRSSEAIKKLMGLQAKTALVVRDGIEKEIPLEEVVIGDILLVKPGEKIPVDGEVVEGSTAVDESMLTGESLPVDKKVGDLLFGATVNNNGFIRMKATKVGRDTALAQIIKVVEDAQGSKAPIQRLADKISGVFVPIVVGIAVLAFIVWITLITPGEFTPALEVFITILVIACPCALGLATPTSIMAGSGRAAEFGILFKGGEHLEQTGHIDTVVVDKTGTVTYGKPVLTDVLLADAIDETTVLSLVGAAEKQSEHPLAQAIVQGIEERNISLGDVQYFEAIPGYGVQATVSGQAVIVGTRKLMAQYGIDIHNVLSTMEALEKNGKTAMLIAINGQYAGLVAVADTVKETSKDAVERLQAMGIEVIMMTGDNERTAQAIGAEVGVNQVIAEVLPEGKAEEVKKLQAMGKKVAMVGDGINDAPALVTADIGMAIGTGTDIAMEAADITLIRGDLNGIADAILMSRKTMRNIKQNLFWAFAYNTLGIPIAAIGLLAPWVAGAAMAFSSVSVVLNALRLQRVKLH; encoded by the coding sequence ATGGCAACAAAAGAAACAACCTTACAAATTACAGGTATGACCTGTGCTGCCTGTGCAACACGCATTGAAAAAGGCTTAAATAAAATGGATGGTGTAGAGGAAGCAACCGTCAATTTAACTCTTGAAAAATCTGCCATTAAATATGATGCAGAGAAAATTAGCACTGCAGATTTAGAAAAGAAAATTGAAGCTTTAGGCTATGGTACAGTAAAGGAAAAAGCTGAGCTTAACATTACAGGCATGACTTGTGCCGCCTGTGCGACACGTATTGAGAAAGGCTTAAATAAATTGCAAGGTGTGACAACAGCGAACGTCAACTTAGCTTTAGAAAGAGCAACAATCGAGTTTAATCCTAGTGAAATTTCCGTTACTGATATGATTGCTCGTGTTGAAAAGCTTGGCTATGGTGCCGCACAGCCTATGGCACAGGAAACAAATGATCACCGTCAGCAGGCTATCCAAAAGCAAACACGTAAATTTATCGCAGCCGCAATCTTCGCACTGCCATTACTTTGGACGATGGTTGGGCATTTCTCTTTTACATCATTTTTATATGTACCCGACTTCTTAATGAATCCTTGGGTGCAAATGGCGCTCGCAACACCCGTTCAATTTATTATCGGCTGGCAATTTTACGTAAGTGCTTATAAAGCATTGCGCAACGGTAGTGCAAATATGGATGTCCTTGTAGCAATGGGCACATCTGCCGCCTATTTTTATAGTGTCTATCAAGCAATTGCACACGGCAACTCACATCATGCGCAGCTTTACTTTGAAACAAGCGCTGTTTTAATTACACTCATTTTATTAGGAAAATTATTCGAGGCAAAAGCAAAAGGTCGCTCGTCTGAGGCGATTAAAAAATTAATGGGATTACAAGCAAAAACGGCTTTAGTCGTGCGTGATGGTATTGAAAAGGAAATTCCGTTAGAGGAAGTAGTCATTGGCGATATACTTTTAGTCAAACCAGGTGAAAAGATCCCTGTCGATGGCGAAGTAGTAGAAGGCAGCACAGCAGTAGATGAATCCATGTTAACAGGCGAAAGCTTACCTGTTGATAAAAAAGTTGGCGATTTATTATTCGGTGCAACAGTCAATAACAATGGCTTTATCCGTATGAAAGCAACGAAGGTTGGACGTGACACAGCACTTGCACAAATTATTAAAGTGGTTGAAGATGCACAAGGCTCTAAAGCGCCAATCCAACGACTTGCTGATAAAATTTCAGGTGTTTTCGTACCTATTGTTGTCGGTATCGCTGTGTTAGCATTTATCGTTTGGATTACGCTCATCACGCCTGGCGAATTCACACCAGCACTTGAAGTTTTCATTACGATTCTTGTCATCGCCTGCCCTTGTGCGCTAGGTCTTGCAACACCAACATCTATTATGGCTGGCTCAGGGCGCGCTGCTGAATTTGGCATTTTATTTAAAGGCGGCGAGCATTTAGAGCAAACTGGTCATATTGATACAGTAGTTGTTGATAAAACAGGCACTGTCACATACGGTAAACCTGTTTTAACAGATGTATTGTTAGCTGATGCTATAGATGAAACGACTGTTTTATCATTAGTCGGTGCAGCAGAAAAGCAATCTGAGCATCCATTAGCACAAGCGATTGTGCAAGGAATTGAAGAGCGTAACATCTCATTAGGCGATGTACAATATTTCGAAGCAATTCCTGGCTATGGCGTACAGGCAACTGTTTCAGGGCAAGCTGTTATTGTCGGTACGCGTAAATTAATGGCACAGTACGGTATCGACATTCACAATGTTTTATCGACAATGGAGGCACTAGAGAAAAACGGAAAAACGGCGATGCTTATAGCAATTAATGGGCAATATGCTGGCCTTGTTGCTGTTGCTGATACCGTGAAGGAAACATCGAAGGATGCAGTTGAACGCCTACAGGCTATGGGTATCGAAGTCATTATGATGACAGGCGATAACGAGCGCACAGCCCAAGCAATTGGTGCAGAGGTCGGCGTTAATCAAGTGATTGCAGAGGTACTTCCAGAAGGTAAAGCAGAAGAAGTGAAAAAGCTACAAGCAATGGGTAAAAAAGTTGCGATGGTTGGCGATGGTATTAATGACGCCCCTGCCCTCGTTACAGCAGATATCGGTATGGCAATCGGAACAGGTACAGATATTGCGATGGAGGCAGCAGATATTACATTAATACGTGGCGATTTAAACGGCATTGCTGACGCCATTTTAATGAGTCGCAAAACGATGCGCAACATTAAACAAAATCTGTTTTGGGCATTTGCCTACAACACATTAGGTATTCCAATTGCCGCAATCGGCTTGCTAGCACCTTGGGTTGCTGGTGCTGCAATGGCATTTAGCTCCGTTTCCGTTGTATTGAACGCCTTGCGCTTACAACGAGTAAAATTACATTAA
- a CDS encoding PCYCGC motif-containing (lipo)protein: MKKLRFSLIAIVLLLAACSSKEESHDGHEHVNGDIQEETASAEILPAFLNEQPENIRLTYQIAGQATDLLEWIPCYCGCGESAGHRSNLNCFIKEVKEDGAVVWDDHGTRCLACLEIALQSAKMYKEGADLKEIRQTIDELYKEGYAQPTDTPFPA; encoded by the coding sequence ATGAAAAAGCTAAGATTTAGTTTGATAGCTATCGTTTTACTATTAGCTGCATGTAGCTCAAAGGAAGAATCCCACGATGGACATGAGCATGTAAATGGTGATATTCAAGAGGAAACAGCAAGTGCTGAAATACTACCAGCTTTTTTAAATGAACAGCCTGAAAATATTCGTTTAACATATCAAATTGCAGGGCAAGCAACAGATTTATTAGAATGGATCCCTTGCTATTGCGGCTGTGGTGAATCAGCAGGACATCGGAGCAATTTAAATTGCTTTATAAAGGAAGTGAAGGAAGATGGTGCTGTTGTTTGGGATGATCATGGCACACGCTGTCTTGCCTGCCTAGAGATTGCCTTACAATCAGCGAAAATGTACAAAGAAGGTGCAGATTTGAAGGAAATCCGCCAAACGATTGATGAATTGTATAAGGAAGGCTATGCACAGCCAACAGATACTCCATTCCCAGCATAA
- a CDS encoding dipeptidase, with protein sequence MRLPIIDLHCDVLYKYEKKEYDFSTAPFDVNLQHLRQGNVKVQAFAIFIQPTTPKSEKIKSALRQIYYFQTHVIRPENKVVHIKNWSDIERLQSDEIGAFLTIEGVDFFEGDIKMWHLFRELGVLSIGLTWNNANEAADGADEDLGRGVTAFGQEIIQQNNTHKIFTDVSHLSEKSFWDTLELADYVIASHSNAKALCAHRRNLSDEQIKAMVAKNAPIHLVYYPLFIEAQGNATIADLIKHVDHICALGGKHLIGLGSDFDGIDIKVPQLENASQHPNLLNELLKYYTEDEVRGFAGQNFLRHLPK encoded by the coding sequence ATGCGATTACCAATTATTGATTTACATTGTGACGTACTCTATAAATATGAGAAAAAGGAATATGATTTTTCCACTGCTCCATTTGATGTGAATTTGCAACATTTAAGACAGGGTAATGTGAAGGTGCAAGCATTTGCTATCTTTATTCAGCCAACTACACCGAAATCGGAAAAAATAAAATCTGCGCTGCGTCAAATCTATTATTTTCAAACACATGTTATACGACCAGAAAATAAAGTAGTACATATTAAAAATTGGTCAGATATTGAACGCTTACAGAGCGATGAAATTGGTGCATTTTTGACGATTGAAGGTGTTGATTTCTTCGAGGGAGATATCAAAATGTGGCATTTATTCCGTGAGCTCGGTGTGTTAAGCATCGGTTTAACATGGAATAATGCGAATGAGGCTGCGGACGGCGCAGATGAAGATTTAGGACGCGGGGTAACAGCGTTTGGACAGGAAATTATTCAACAAAATAATACACATAAAATATTCACAGATGTTTCTCATTTAAGTGAAAAAAGCTTTTGGGATACATTGGAGCTTGCAGATTATGTAATTGCCTCACATTCCAATGCGAAGGCATTATGCGCGCATCGCAGAAATTTAAGCGATGAACAAATAAAGGCAATGGTGGCGAAAAATGCACCAATTCATCTTGTGTATTATCCGCTATTTATTGAAGCGCAAGGCAATGCGACAATTGCTGATTTAATCAAGCATGTTGACCATATTTGTGCACTTGGTGGTAAACATTTAATTGGCTTGGGCTCTGATTTTGATGGGATAGATATAAAGGTGCCGCAGCTGGAAAATGCGAGCCAGCATCCTAATTTATTAAATGAACTATTGAAATATTATACAGAAGACGAGGTACGTGGCTTTGCAGGGCAAAATTTTTTGCGGCATTTGCCAAAATAG
- a CDS encoding sulfite exporter TauE/SafE family protein: protein MFIIVLFAIGFIGSFISGMLGVGGSIIKYPMLLYIPPLFGVATFTAHEVSGISAVQVLFASIAGVWAYRKGGYLNKSLIATMGSAILVGSFVGSFGSTSLSEASVNIVYGVLATIAAIMMFVPKKQLDDQPLAQVTYHKPLAAVLAFIVGVGSGIVGAAGGFLLVPILLVVLKIPTRMTIATSLAITFISSIGGSVGKLVTGQVDYAAAAIMIVASIIAAPLGAKVGKTLNTKALQIILALLILATAIKIWLDM, encoded by the coding sequence ATGTTTATCATCGTATTGTTTGCGATTGGTTTTATCGGCTCATTTATTTCAGGCATGCTTGGCGTTGGCGGTTCCATTATTAAATACCCAATGCTTCTATATATCCCGCCATTATTTGGTGTGGCAACCTTTACCGCACATGAAGTGTCTGGTATTAGCGCAGTGCAAGTACTTTTTGCCTCTATTGCAGGCGTATGGGCATACCGTAAAGGTGGGTATTTAAATAAATCGCTAATCGCAACGATGGGAAGTGCGATTTTGGTGGGAAGTTTTGTTGGGAGCTTCGGTTCAACTAGTTTATCAGAAGCAAGTGTGAATATCGTTTATGGGGTGTTGGCAACCATTGCAGCGATCATGATGTTTGTACCGAAGAAGCAGCTAGATGACCAACCGTTAGCACAAGTAACCTATCATAAGCCACTTGCTGCAGTGCTTGCGTTTATTGTCGGGGTAGGCTCAGGCATTGTTGGGGCGGCAGGAGGATTTCTACTTGTTCCAATTTTGCTTGTGGTCTTAAAAATACCAACACGAATGACGATTGCTACAAGTCTTGCAATTACCTTTATTTCATCTATTGGAGGTAGCGTTGGCAAGCTTGTAACAGGACAGGTCGATTATGCAGCAGCGGCTATTATGATTGTTGCTAGCATCATTGCGGCTCCTTTAGGGGCAAAGGTTGGTAAAACATTAAACACAAAAGCTTTGCAAATCATTTTAGCCTTGTTGATTTTAGCAACAGCGATTAAAATCTGGCTTGATATGTAA
- a CDS encoding sulfurtransferase TusA family protein, translating into MMEKTMILDAKGLACPMPIVRTKKAMDALTTGDILEVHVTDKGALADIPAWASAGGHEIIEQTEQADALIFRIKKA; encoded by the coding sequence ATGATGGAAAAAACAATGATTTTAGATGCAAAGGGCTTAGCGTGTCCGATGCCAATTGTACGTACAAAGAAAGCGATGGATGCATTAACAACAGGCGATATTTTAGAGGTGCATGTAACGGATAAGGGGGCATTAGCAGATATTCCTGCATGGGCAAGTGCAGGAGGGCATGAAATTATTGAGCAAACAGAGCAAGCTGATGCGCTAATATTCCGTATAAAAAAGGCGTAG